atggcctcttcctccgtATCAACAACGTACAGAGAGGCCACAGGGCCAAAAGTCTCTTCCAAAAACAGCGGGTTCTCTCTTGAGATGTTTGTGATGAGCGTGGGCTCGAAATAGGCACCGGGGCGAACAATTTTGTTTCCGCCAATTACAATCGtagcgccagcagccttggcatCCTCAACTTGCTTTTGAAGTCTTTGTACACCAATCTCAGCAAAGAGAGGTCCGACAGTGGTAGACCTATCTTTAGGATCGCCGACCTTCAtgcccttgatgagcttggcAAAGCCTTGCTTGTACTTTTCGCCTCGCTCACGACCAACAATGATGTGGCGCTTAAGAGCCACGCATACTTGGCCCATGCCCTCCATCCTGCTGTCGAATCCAATGCGAATGGCCTCATCGAGATCTGCGTCTTCAAGGACAATAAAGGGATCCGAGCCACCGAGCTCAAGAACGGCCTTTTTCAGATTCCTTCCAGCTCGTTCTGCAACGGCTCTGCCAGCCCTCTCGCTGCCTGTCATGCATACTCCTCTGACACGGAAATCGTCAATGAGAGTGCCGATTTGGGGGATAGTGGCGAGAATAACTTGGAACACGCCAGCTGGGGCTCCTGCTTGAAGAAAGAGTTTCTCCAAGAACAAGGCTGACCCCGCGACACTGTTCGCCGGCTTAACCAGCACTGCGTTGCCGGCGGCAAGTTGACAGGCGGCCACGCGAATGACTTGATAGTAAGGGAGGTTCCAAGGCTCGATAGCCAAGATTACTCCGAGAGACTCGGTGACTACCTCCATACCAGGAACGTGTTTGTCGGGAATAGGCTTGCTAAACTCTTCAGAGTTGTCGGCGTAATACTCTATGATTgagatgatgaagtcgaTCTCGCCCTCCATTTGCGCAATGAGCTTGCCCATTTCTGTGACACCAATCTCTGccatttcctttttgttctgGCGGATCAAATTTGCAAGTTTGGTAAGAATTCTTGCGCGCTCGGTCACAGGGGTAGATCGCCAGGCTTTGGTGTAGGCATTGTGCGCTTTGTCGAGAGCAGCAGAGACCTCTGCGTCTGTTGCCGTGGAGTATGCCTTGACGAACTGGCCATTGCTTGGGTCGATTGACTTGAATTCTTCAGTAGCTGACATTTTGCCcaagctttatatttatgGTGTTATGAATCTCGTAAAGGGTTCTATAACTTAGTTTGAAAACTAGATGCTCGAGGAAGGAGATGTGTAGATTTTGTAATGCTTGAACCTAGAAGTTCTTGAATTTTTGCACACTTAAATCTATTGTCTTGTCGGTTTCGATATTGATGGTGAAAAGGGGATCGAATATCTTTCTGGACCGTCTGTATTATATAGACAATCTTTTACGCCAAGAATGCCTTCCATTTTGTCATCTCATCCCCAGAGTAATCCCCCACGTCACATGTGATCTCAATGGGCCTTGACAATGTATAGCAGAATATCTAATCGTATAGCAGAATATTAATCATGCTAGATGGTAACTTGCAGAATCTGGGACTAAGATGCTGAAAGTCTGAAAAACAAACATGATACTTTACGATGTAAGCGAGGTAGACGAGCCCCCGAGACCAAAGGCGGCACTTGCCGGGCCCACCGCGGAGGATGCCATGCAGCTGATTATCTCCATCTACTTTCTCTACATAAACCTCGGCACGATGCCGGGATTGATAATTACCCCAGACTCGCCCCGACTATTCAGTGGGCTGGGTTGTTTAAGCTGACCAACATCGGACTTAAGCCATTTTTAAGCAGTTCATGAGATTTGACGCCCTCATTAAGCTTTTCTGTACTGCCTCTATTGGGAAGTCAAGCATCATTGATTGTGTCACGTATCTGAACGTCTCCGTGAGTTGTTCTAAATTGGGATGATGgttaatacttaaaaaagctCGAGCTGAACTATGGTTGGATGTTCTGACTCCGGTACCAGGTCATTAAAGTGCCATAATTTACATGGTAAAATCCCCCAACGCATCTCAGCATTGTGTGATTGAGAACATCCTATGCCGCATattctcttgttttcttcctgCCTTCATTTTCATCCTGTTACATTTCTTCCACAACATTCCGAACGTACTACATGCCTTGACTGCTGCACTATAGCTTTAAGCAAGTCTAGTTGGTTAATAAAGGGAGAAGTATCCAGCACCCTGATTttattatccaacaccccaactgTAGCATAATAGGGCACCCACtctatatattaaatatacagctgccaaatacTTGTTAAAATGGCAggagtagtagcagtagtagcagtagcagcagtagcagcagtagcagcagtagcagcaatagcagcagtagcagcagtagtagcagtagcagcagtagtagcagccTAAGCTACAGCTAGAGTGCTAAACAACATAATCGGGGTGCTAGATAATTTCactctttatttttggggtgttggataacaaaactggggtgctggagaATGGCTCCCTTAATAAATCATGATCTATGTTTGAACATGATAGTATAGAGCGATACTATTCATTCTTTGTGCGCGACAGCCTTCTATAGGTAGAGATTGCGCTGTCACATTACAAACGTGCAGCTCTGGTGGGGCAACGCCTGTGACGTTTGCCATGGAGGGCCTTTTTCCTCCACGAGCTGCCACCCCGCCTGCCTGGAGCTCGACCCCACTACTAAGGCAGCCTAACTCGAGCCTCCAACTCGGACCTCGAACCTCGATGCCACTCGCACTGCTGCCTCACTCCACCAGAACGGCTTC
This portion of the Trichoderma atroviride chromosome 6, complete sequence genome encodes:
- a CDS encoding uncharacterized protein (EggNog:ENOG41), giving the protein MSATEEFKSIDPSNGQFVKAYSTATDAEVSAALDKAHNAYTKAWRSTPVTERARILTKLANLIRQNKKEMAEIGVTEMGKLIAQMEGEIDFIISIIEYYADNSEEFSKPIPDKHVPGMEVVTESLGVILAIEPWNLPYYQVIRVAACQLAAGNAVLVKPANSVAGSALFLEKLFLQAGAPAGVFQVILATIPQIGTLIDDFRVRGVCMTGSERAGRAVAERAGRNLKKAVLELGGSDPFIVLEDADLDEAIRIGFDSRMEGMGQVCVALKRHIIVGRERGEKYKQGFAKLIKGMKVGDPKDRSTTVGPLFAEIGVQRLQKQVEDAKAAGATIVIGGNKIVRPGAYFEPTLITNISRENPLFLEETFGPVASLYVVDTEEEAIELANATPFGLGGAVASANIERAQQVAAQIEAGMVFINSGLNGHPGLAFGGVKNSGFGRELGELGFHEFVNKKTIRVHEKYL